From Myxocyprinus asiaticus isolate MX2 ecotype Aquarium Trade chromosome 47, UBuf_Myxa_2, whole genome shotgun sequence:
ACTTTGGAACCCAGAGAACAACAAAAGCTACAAGTCAGCGAGTTCACGGTAATATATAATGACAAGCACAATCAATAATTGCTCTGTAAACTCAACATACCACCAAATGGAATGCTGAAGCACCTAAAACATTGTTATTCATTAACACTGTAAACATTTCCCACTGAAGCCattgaaaagaaaaatcacaaatgagacatGTTAATATCTCCGTTATTTCTCCTTGCCAGCAGtaagattaaatggagaacaaatggaTAATTTTgcttaaagcaatagtttacctaaaaaggaaaattctcagtcatattgtttcaaacccatatgtggaaaacaaaaggagacaaGACACCAAGAATGGTGCAAATATATGACTTTATCTGCCGTTTCtcgcacacaaatacacacccgTGTAATATATTTGTcacatctccttttttttttcttttcgcaATCATTACTGAAATAGGTgggtaaataaattacattattttaaataatcttttgctGCGTGTTTCAGTTGACGTACATTACGCACGCATGCATGGAGCTTAAAGCCGGGAATAAGCGGATGATGTTTGACCCATGGCTGACGGGTCCGGCGTTTGCCAGAGGATGGTGGCTTTTACACGAGCCTCCGACTGATGCGATGGAGAGACTCTGTCAGGCTGATCTGATTTACATCAGCCACATGCACTCGGATCATCTCAGGTTTGTTTCTCATTCACCAGCACGCTTTTGTCACACTAACATTCTCCTCTGTACTGCACGCTGTTGTTTCCTCATTATATAATACATACATTACAGACCGTTGAGTATTTTTACACTGCCAAATTAAGTTACCTCCAAATTCTTGAACTGTAATGCCACTTAAAAATCTAAAATACtgatgcaagcagcaattacacgGCCCATTGTAAGTTTGAGCAGATTGTTTTGGTCATAGCAACCCTGGTGGTGAATTAGGAAAAAGTAGTGTTACTACAGTGATGATTTCTCAGGatggcttgattttttttttaaagctttttgtcCTTTGGTGCCACACAATTTTCAAAGAAATATTAGATTAGATGCTGCTTAGCGAAAGCATTCTGTCATGTCACACATTGCTAATTTTTgaacaaaaaatcttattttgaaataatgcaTGGTTGCATGTGACAATAggtgtgccaaaaaaaaaaaaaaaggaataataataataataataataataattaccatTGGAATGGACACCCGAAATAACTATTAAAATATTCCCAACTAGGGCAgtctttcatttaaaatttttaatagaattatttacatgatatgctgattaattaatcaaattaatcacaatttataGCATATAGATATTTGCTGAGATAGGcctccaaataaagataattcaatgtAACTAacacataataattaaaataattataaatataacatgtataattaaaaaaatgtgataaGTGAAGCAAATGACTGCCCTCTTCTGACACCAGaaatacatacttttattattattctctcaAGGGGCATGATTACttgcgtaatttttttttaatgttatttatttatttatttacaattaattCCCAATTTAATTTTTTGATTgattatcattcatgtctgtatttAGAATAAAGCAAGGTCATATATTTCGTGTCCCTGGAACATAATTGGGGTCTGAAAGGGTTAAAGTCTTGACTGCTTTAAGCTATTAAACATTGTCACTGGGAATAAAATAAAACGTTAACCCCAGTGGCAGGGtgagttgtcacaatgggaaccttCCTATTActacaaatattatatatttgttattatatAGCAAAACAAAATATATGGACATAATTGTAATTCACATGACTGGCTATTTTAGCAACAGGTGTATAATATCAAAGATAACATTGAGCCATGCAATATccttaaacaaacatttttagtggAACATGACCCTTTACTGTTCTGGCATGACAATGCACCGGTAAACAaagcgaggtccataaagaaatgacTTGCTGAACTCAAACTTCAAAAGCTCACATCTGAAGGTCATTAAGCAGCTGTGGGATGAAGAAAGAAAAAGTGCTTAACCTGACGTACACTGCTGCTCTTGTGTCTCTAAATGGAAGTAAGTCCCTGCAGCTGCTATAAATTCAAAAGGAGGCAGACTTCCTATTAATGCCTGTATggttttgaatgtaaatgtttgaaAAGCACATATAGGTGTGGTGTTTGGTTGTTCACACACTTTTGGTCCTGTAGTGTAatacataatatttatataataatatatattattttaaagcatattataggcttttcagcaataTTTAACTGGTGAAACAATTATGAAGcatcacatttcaaaatattacaatatatttatattgtattatatatactgtaattaataaACTCTATAAAATTATATCTTTTCCCAAAGAAAATGtgacattgtttgttttttataatcacaaaaacaaacacaaaaaaatattatattgttgacacttgccttaatgtatgccagtgtggttttatttttatagcaaaaacatgaaaatattaattttattttagaagatagaattcccaaaaacattttaacttaTTAGAGTTTTGACCTTTGTGTTTGAAACTAgcatgcaaaaaagtatttgtgtAATTGCACTTTTGACTAAActttatagttactgagataacgcccttgtgacaactagccccagtctccccttcagatgcagcttctgtgcctcCTTTGCAGTGTTAAGAAGATGCTGTTATATATCTGCAGTCTCTCGTTTGGCACATAAACTATATTTAAAATTGAACATAACATCTCTCTTTTTTCAGCTACCCCACATTGAAACTTCTTGCCGAAAAGCGGCCAGATATTCCCATTTATGTTGGAGACACCTCACGGCCGGTGTTCTGGTAAGACAAACCTCTAGAGGAATTAACAGATCCTGAGTATGTTGCCACGTGGGCACGAGTGGAAAAACAAATTGTGTTCCACTTTTCTGGCAGGTATCTGGGGAAAAGTGGCGTGAATTTAACAAACATCAACGTCGTGCCGTTTGGTGTATGGCAGAATGTAAGTAAATCTCCTAAAGTCTCTTGAATAATTCTCACGTGCTGTATTTGTCATGATATTGTGAGTGTTTTTTTGAATTATTCAAGGTCGATGAAAACCTGCGATTTATGATTCTTATGGATGGAGTTCATCCTGAGATGGATACCTGCTTAATCGTGGAATATAAAGGTATTTCATTTTGTCATCGTCTTACTCGTCTCTTTTAAATCTAAGTGTTATTTGACCATGTTTTGTCTGAGAAACTCATACTTCAATCTGACTGAATTCAATCTTAATTTAATCATCTACAGACAGTTCAAACATCCGTTTAATGACAGGCTCATAGTTTATATgccattatattataaaaatgaaaagatTAAAGAATCAAGGAAGCCATGTgcaattaatcaattaatatcATGTGCAGCTGATCTTGATCACTGTTAATAGAAAGAGGTTTGGTAGCATGTTGCAACTTAATCTGTATACTGTGACAGTACAGATTACATGTAAATCAACCCTTTCACAGCTTGTCAAGTCACATTTCAGATCTCTATTATAGTTTTGTCATTCCTATTAACAATACTGAATCAAAGTTCATGATCAGATCTGGCAGCGACAGCAAAGATATTGTTTGTTTGCAAAGTGTAAAAGTGCATTTCAACACTGTATACGGTCTATTTGTGTCTATAActttaatagttcacccaaaaatgaatatcattccaaacccgtatatcTTACTGCTTTCTTCTGAAACacgaaattctgaagaatgtttacaccactcttttccatacaatgacatacAAATGTTCAACATAAAGCTTCATAAAGGAGAAAAAGCACCATAACAGACATATAAAATTAGGTAATACGATttgtgctctatattccaagtcttctgaagccatacgatagtttTAGCTCACAAATCTAAACTTGAGCATTGTGTTTGATTATGATACACATGTGATTTAATAATAATTggtcattgacatcaaacctggtgcaaaattaaaagaaaaaaataaaattaatcatgTGCTAAATCACATACACTGAACCCTCTTCCAAGGTCACATGATACTGAATACAGTCGACTGCACCAGACCAAACAACGGACGTCTGCCACACGGTGTCGACTTAATGATGAGTGACTTCGCCGGTGGTGCATCTGGATTTCCAATGACATTTCATGGCGGCAAATACACAGGTGAGttacacactgaaaatctgggatttttgtttttatttaaacctggaaataagctacattttaggattttgaaaatgttaaaacaaagaaAGGTTATGAGGTGACATGAAGATATacttaagattctgcactatttctaggtcactaatcaaatgagcaaatttgtgacattgaccatgtgaaCTCTTTTTAGGGGTTTATTTTACGATAATGACCCgctgactgtagattatcccACTTACTACAAAgctacctaccaaataaataaataaatggacatgaaataatgatatgagttgaaattaagttattatgtgagaagaaagagactgcgGAGTCTCCAGAAACCGCTGAATTCTACCTCCAGTTTTGAGTTCTGTAAGGTGTTTATTTGGCAAAAATGACCATTTGTCTGCTCATTATCATGTTTAGTACCTGAcgacttgccaaataaataaataaatggacatgaaatattgattcgTTATTTAATTATCTTACATGTAGAGATAGGAGAGTGATATGAGAATTCGAGACTCGCAATACCTAGATGACcggtgaaatatcactttatcccCAAATGTGCGGTCAtcattcagaaatatcagaccgctgaatggcatgattgaccaatcagaatcgagtatcaAAGAGAGTCGCGTGATAATTTAGAATCATTttgaattaaattagaaaatattgTGGACATTTGGACGATGCTGTAGTTTATTAAGTCAATTTATGAGTTTAAAATGACTTTAAGTTATGATAATGTAGTACTTTCGGTTTGTATCATcgtacaaaatacatttttgtttctttgacAGAAAGCTGGAAGAGTGATTTCATTAAGAACGAAAGGAAGAAACTGTTAAACTATAAGACACAGCTGGTGAAATCCCTACAGCCCAAGATCTACTGTCCATTCGCTGGTTACTTCACTGAAGCTCACCCTTCAGACAGGTCTATTTAAACTCTTTGCCATGAGAAATTCATCATAATGTTTAGCTCATGCATGCCATATCACATTATTTAATAAAGGTAAAGTGATTTTTATCCATTATGACATACAGTAAACATTCATCCATGTTAAAAAAATCGATGATGATGTAACAGGAACATTTGAACGTGACTAACAGGTACATAAAGGAGACAAACATCAAGAACAATCCAGTAGACCTGAACGAATCCATAAGGAAGAGATGCCCAAATACCTTAACCTGGACTCCTTTACCTGGTTCTGTGCTGGATTTGGCCCTCGCTCTGGCTGACAAATCCAACAGGTCCGTTCTGAGAGCTTTGAATTAGCATTAGCATGTAGCAAGAATGCGCTAATTTAAGTAGAGCATGTAAATATTGGTATGTAGCATGTGCACATTTATGTTGCGCAAATGCAGTAGTATAGGCCTATGTAGAGCATGTGAGAATTAGTATGTAGCATGTTAGCATGTTTATGTAGCATGCATTTATTAGCATGTAGCAAGAATGCACTAATTTAAGTAGAGCATGTAAACATTGGTATGTAGCATGTGCACATTTATGTTGCGCAAATGCAGTAGTATAGGCCTATGTAGAGCATGTGAGAATTAGTATGTAGCATGTTAGCATGTTTATGTAGCATGCATTTATTAGCATGTAGCAAGAATGCACTAATTTAAGTAGAGCATGTAAACATTGGTATGTAGCATGTGCACGTTTATGTAGCATGCATTTATTAGCATGTAGCATGATAGCTTAATGCTGCTTTTAAGTTGACTTAAATTGATAAATTACACAGATAAAGCACCTAATGTAAATTGTCTGCTGATCACTTTGCATAAAAGCGAGTCTTGACTTTGTCGGCAGGtgtaaaagatttaaaaaataaatacaattacctAAAATCACCCATTTTTTTACGTGAATGTAAACAGAGGACTTGAAGACAGCATTAGTGTGTAGCATTTGTAGCTTGCAATA
This genomic window contains:
- the LOC127436525 gene encoding cytidine monophosphate-N-acetylneuraminic acid hydroxylase isoform X2, producing the protein MGNVTSFTKKKTNSVRAGTSASTRVDSSLKTLRILMAVRCTKHYWKLNVATMEYVNPPDSFMQDELEVLSDTDGGLQLVELNPPDPWTLEPREQQKLQVSEFTLTYITHACMELKAGNKRMMFDPWLTGPAFARGWWLLHEPPTDAMERLCQADLIYISHMHSDHLSYPTLKLLAEKRPDIPIYVGDTSRPVFWYLGKSGVNLTNINVVPFGVWQNVDENLRFMILMDGVHPEMDTCLIVEYKGHMILNTVDCTRPNNGRLPHGVDLMMSDFAGGASGFPMTFHGGKYTESWKSDFIKNERKKLLNYKTQLVKSLQPKIYCPFAGYFTEAHPSDRYIKETNIKNNPVDLNESIRKRCPNTLTWTPLPGSVLDLALALADKSNRNAITETPNGSKIYKDSWDFDLYLDELNATISADIFKYKSWIQYYYNWAGFKGYNLVIRVIETDDDFNPLDGGYDYLVDFMDLSFPDKRPERDHSYEEIKNRVGVMRHVVLNGRLWDDLYIGFNNRMSRDPDVYHHKFWNHFQTELPLLAPDWDHFLQTVSETDQI
- the LOC127436525 gene encoding cytidine monophosphate-N-acetylneuraminic acid hydroxylase isoform X1, which gives rise to MPSQVAQTVLRLDAESVRALKDGINFQKNPEDGKCYIIYKEKDKLRACRNQCKHQGGLFIKDIEDINGRTVRCTKHYWKLNVATMEYVNPPDSFMQDELEVLSDTDGGLQLVELNPPDPWTLEPREQQKLQVSEFTLTYITHACMELKAGNKRMMFDPWLTGPAFARGWWLLHEPPTDAMERLCQADLIYISHMHSDHLSYPTLKLLAEKRPDIPIYVGDTSRPVFWYLGKSGVNLTNINVVPFGVWQNVDENLRFMILMDGVHPEMDTCLIVEYKGHMILNTVDCTRPNNGRLPHGVDLMMSDFAGGASGFPMTFHGGKYTESWKSDFIKNERKKLLNYKTQLVKSLQPKIYCPFAGYFTEAHPSDRYIKETNIKNNPVDLNESIRKRCPNTLTWTPLPGSVLDLALALADKSNRNAITETPNGSKIYKDSWDFDLYLDELNATISADIFKYKSWIQYYYNWAGFKGYNLVIRVIETDDDFNPLDGGYDYLVDFMDLSFPDKRPERDHSYEEIKNRVGVMRHVVLNGRLWDDLYIGFNNRMSRDPDVYHHKFWNHFQTELPLLAPDWDHFLQTVSETDQI
- the LOC127436525 gene encoding cytidine monophosphate-N-acetylneuraminic acid hydroxylase isoform X3 gives rise to the protein MGNVTSFTKKKTNSVRAGTSASTRVDSSLKTLRILMAEVLSDTDGGLQLVELNPPDPWTLEPREQQKLQVSEFTLTYITHACMELKAGNKRMMFDPWLTGPAFARGWWLLHEPPTDAMERLCQADLIYISHMHSDHLSYPTLKLLAEKRPDIPIYVGDTSRPVFWYLGKSGVNLTNINVVPFGVWQNVDENLRFMILMDGVHPEMDTCLIVEYKGHMILNTVDCTRPNNGRLPHGVDLMMSDFAGGASGFPMTFHGGKYTESWKSDFIKNERKKLLNYKTQLVKSLQPKIYCPFAGYFTEAHPSDRYIKETNIKNNPVDLNESIRKRCPNTLTWTPLPGSVLDLALALADKSNRNAITETPNGSKIYKDSWDFDLYLDELNATISADIFKYKSWIQYYYNWAGFKGYNLVIRVIETDDDFNPLDGGYDYLVDFMDLSFPDKRPERDHSYEEIKNRVGVMRHVVLNGRLWDDLYIGFNNRMSRDPDVYHHKFWNHFQTELPLLAPDWDHFLQTVSETDQI